One Halanaerobium hydrogeniformans genomic window, AGGTTTAGCTCATTTTTCGTATTTAATTGGTGATGAAAATGAAGCAGCTGTTATAGATCCCAGGCGAGATATAGATGTTTATCTTAAAGAAGCAGAAAAAGAAGGAACAGAGATTAAATATATCTTCGAAACCCACCGGAATGAAGATTATATTATCGGCTCTCGAGCTTTAGCTTCTGTGACAGGTGCTGAGATTTTTCATGCAGATGGACAATTAGCTTATCAATATGAAAACACTGTAGAGGCCGGAAAAAAATATAAATTGGGTAGATTGAACCTGGAAGCAATGCATACTCCCGGACATACTAAAGGTTCTCATTCTTATATTTTAAATGATTATGATGATCAACCCTGGATGATTTTTACCGGTGATATACTCTTTGCCAATGATGTTGGCAGGATCGATTTTTATGGCGAAGAAAATATTCCCGAAATCGCTGCTCTGCTTTATGATTCACTATATAATAAGATAATGCCACTCGGAGATGGAGTGATTATTTGTCCGGCTCATGGTGCTGGCTCAGTCTGTGGCAGCCAGATAGCAGATCGAGAAATAACTACAATCGGGATCGAGAAAAAGTCAAATCCGTATCTCCAGTATAAGAGTAAAGAAGAATTTGTCAGTGAAGTGGGAGAAATGGAGGAGAAGCCTCAGTATTTTAAAGCAATGGAAGCCGCTAATTTAGAAGCTCCAGCAAGAACAGAGCTTCCTTTTGTTAAGCCCCTAAAGCCAGGAGAATTTGAAGAAAAGGCTGCCCAAAAAGATTATGTTGTGATTGATATTAGAAGTGAAAGTGACTTTGCAAGTGCTCATGTTCCATCTGCTCTATATTTACGGGATAATATTCTGGCCAGTTTTATTGGTTGGTTTATGCCAACTGATAAAAAGATTCTACTGGTTAATGATGGTAGTTATCCAGAAGAAACTATTAGAACCCTTTATAGAATGGGCTATGAAAAGATTGAGGGCTATCTTTACAGAGGAATGTTAAGCTGGAATATGGCAGGGAAAGATAGTAATTCGATTTCTGCAGTTAACATTAGTGAATTTTGTGACTTTGTTAAAGACAAAAATAAAGATGAATATTTGCTGCTGGATATTAGAAAAGAAGAAGAAAAGGAAGAAGAGGGTTATCTTGAAAGTGCAAAAGAGATTCCTCTAAATGACCTTCAGGCAGATCTGAACAATTATCTTGCAGAACTGGAAAACAAAAAAGATATATATGTATTCTGTGGGAGTGGAATTAGATCTATGACTGCAGCCAGTCTTATTAACGCTCATTTAGAAGCAGATGTTAAAGTTGTATTAGGTGGTTTAACTGCCTGGTCAGCATCAAAATGTTTGCTTAAAATTAAAAAGTAGATTTTTACAGAAAAAAATAAATTTAAATAATAATAACTCAAACTTCGCACTTATAAAAGAGTTAAATATCTGCGAAGTTTGAGTTAATTATTTTCAAAGGATTATCCTGAAATCCCCAGTATTACAACCATATATATTACACCTAAAACTACTGAAAACTTAATCCCTTCATTTTTTGCCTCTTCTTTTATTTTTTTGTGATCTTCTTTCTCATTCTTTAATTTCTCCAGCTTTATTTTATACCAGCCTATACCTGTCACAATCATTAATATGGCAAGCGAAATAATTCTAAATAAAGAGTCTTCTATCATCAGTAATCCACCTCCTGAAGTATGTTAAGCTTTGAATTTTTTATCGAGTAAAGGTACAAAGATATTCATTATCAAGACACCAAAAGCCATACCTGCTGGCAGCCAACCCCAGAACCTCATGGCCATTAGAATCAAAGCAATTCCTATCCCGAAAACTATCTGAGCTTTCGGAAAACGGGGAGAAGTCATCGGATCAACTGCATAAAAGAAAGAACCAAGCATTACACTACCTGTGAATATATGAAAAAGAGGATTATGTCCCATTAGCAGGGCGAAAATACCTACGGTAGTAATAAGGCTGACCGGAATTCTCCAGCGGGCATATTTTTTATAAATTATATATATCCCACCAATTAATATTAAAAGAGCAGACATTTCCCCCAGACTTCCAGGAACTAGCCCTAAAAAGGCTTCACCTGTTGAAACCATTTCCCCGCTATCCCAGAAAATACCAAGAGGAGTAGCTGTACTTACCATATCTATCCTCGTCTGCCAGGGAGATAGAGCCGCAGGAAAAGCAAAAATCAAAAATAATCTACCAAGTAAAGCGGGATTAAATAGATTTTTTCCTACTCCACCAAAAAGTTCTTTTCCTACTATTATACCAAAAGCAACTGAAATTGCAGCTGCATAAATTGGAGTACTTGGAGAAAGTGTAAAAGAAAATAATAAGCCTGTAACTACTGCACTTAAATTTTTGATCTTCAGAGGCTGATTGCTTAATTTCTGATAAGCTGCCTCAGCAGTTACAGCACCTAAAATTGAAACCGATATTAATATAAAAGCTGATAAACGATAACTATATAAAGCATATAAAGTTACCGGTATTAAAGCCAATAACATGCCCTTCATCATCTTCATAATTAAATTCCTCCCTTATTTTCATTAAAAGTAATCAATCGATATCTTTTAATTTGTCAAGTTCAAAAATGTATATTTTTTTGCGAGAAGTTTTGATGATTTCTTGAGCTTCAAATTTACCGAGCACTCTAGAGACCGTCTCTCTGCTGCTGCCTATCATATTAGCCAGTTCTTTTTGGGTTAGTGAGAGATCAAGTACAATTTTATCTTTTTTCTTGACTCCATATTTTTTTGCCAAAAAGACCAGCAGTCCTGCCACCCTGGCCGAGCTGTCTTTTAAGGCTAAGTCTCTAACATTTTCCTGAGCTCTTCTAAGGCGGTGACTCATCTCTCTTAAAAGCTTAATCGCTATCTGGGGATTGTCTAAAATTAGTTCTTCTAATTTTTCTTGTTCAAAAACTAAAACCCGGGTTTTGGCCATGGTAACAGCGGAAGCAGGATAATTACCCTTATCAAAAGCCACTATTTCTGCAATTATATCGTTTTTACCAAAAATATTTAAAATTTGTTCATCACCATTTGCTATCATTTTGATTAATTTAACCTGACCAGCTTCTATTATATAGAATTTATCTCCTTTTTCTCCTTCAAAAAAGATATACTCCCCTTTTTTAAAAGTCCTTTTAATAACTATTTGATCAATTAATTTTATTTCTTCATCTGTGAGTGAACTAAAAAGAGGTATTTCTTTGACAATACTCATTTTTTCACCTCGTTTAAATTATTAATTACCTATAGCATAACCATATCTTTGAATTTAATGATATTAAATCAGAACATAAATTGCAAGAAAACTGTTTTTTTGTAGATTTATAATTTTTTTAAAAAATTTTAAGCAGAGTGAGCTGTATCACAGTGTAAACCTGAGTACAATGCTATACTTTAAATAATGAAAATTAAAGGAGTTGTAAAAAATAATGAAAAACTTAAATATTAATGTAAATGATAATTTGTACCAGATAACAGAAAAGTACCCTGCAGTGATCTCTGTATTAACAAATAAAGGTTTTAACCAGCTTGATGACGAAAAGAAAAGAAAAGTTTTCGGCTCTAAAATAACTTTAAAACAGGCAGCAGCTTTAAAAAATATTGATTTAGATAAACTTGTAGAACTTATGGAAGAAACAATCTTAGAAAACAGCCAAAATAATTCTCAGGCAGAAACGATCAGGGTTGCAGGCTCACTACCATGTCCTGTTAAAAATCCTCTTACTGAGGAATTAGAAAAGTTGAGAGGAGAGCTGGATTATAATCTGGAATTAGATTTAAAATCTGCCTCCCAGGGTTTAGAATGGTTGAAAAATGGCTTTGAAGATATAGAATCAGAAGATGAACTTTTTGATTTATTTATTTCAGCTGGATTCGATCTTTTCTTTGATCGTGATCTAATGGATCGCTTTAGAAGACAGGATGTTTTTAAAGATGCAAGTGGAATAAATGAGCTAAACAGTGATTTTGAAGATCAGAACATCGATCTACTTGATCCTGAAGGTGATTATTCGGTCTTATCAATTGTACCAGCCGTATTTTTAGTTAATGAAGAAGAACTAAATGGAAGAGATGTTCCCAGAAGCTGGGAAGAAATTATGAGTGAAGAATTTGCTAATAGTGTTAGCTTACCTGTCAGTGATTTTGATCTTTTTAATGCCATCTTATTAAATATCTATAAAAGTTATGGTAGAGAAGGGGTAAAAAATCTAGGGCGCTCAATGCAAAAAGCTCAACACCCTTCACAGATGATTAAAGAAGGTGGCCGCAAAGCCCAAAACCAGGCAGCAGTAACAATAATGCCATATTTCTTTACCAGAATGGCTAAACGTTTTCCTCATATGCAGTTTATCTGGCCTGAAGATGGTGCAGTGATTTCACCAATCTTTATGTTAAGTAAAAAGAAAAAGAATCAAAAAATGAAAAAATTAATTGATTTAATGGCATCAGAAAAAATTGGCCGGATTTTATCTGAACAGGGACTTTTCCCAAGTGTATTAGCAGGAATAGATAATAATTTACCTGAAAACGCTAAATTTATGTGGCCTGGCTGGAAATTCTTAAGAGAAGAAAATCCCGGTCAGCTGCTTAAAGAATTAGAATCGGAATTCAATAGTGCAGTGGGAGTGGTATAAATGAATTTAGTAACTTTTTCTGGACCTCCTTCTTCTGGAAAAACTGCAGTAATTTTGAAAACAATAGAAGCAATTCAGGAGCGGGGACTAAAGGTTGGAGTTGTGAAATTTGACTGTCTCTATACAAATGATGATGAGCTTTATGCAAAAGCAGGAGTACCTGTAAAAAAAGGTCTTTCCGGTTCACTCTGTCCTGACCACTATTTTGTCAGTAATATTGAAGAAGTGGTTCAGTGGGGTAGAAAAAAAGAGCTGGATCTATTGATCACAGAAAGTGCGGGCTTATGTAATAGATGTTCTCCCTATATTAAAGATATTAAAGCTATTTGTGTAATCGATAATTTAAGTGGAATCAATACTCCGCGTAAGATAGGACCAATGTTAAAAACTGCAGACATAGTTGTTATTACAAAAGGCGATATTGTTTCTCAGGCGGAAAGAGAGGTTTTTGCTTCTCGGGTTAGTTCAGTAAACCCTGAAGCCATGGTTATGAATATCAATGGTTTGACAGGTCAGGGAGCTTATGAATTTTCAACTTTGCTCTATGATCAAAAAGAAGATGTTGAAACTGTTAAAGGTAAAAGATTGAGATTTTCTATGCCTTCAGCAATGTGTTCTTATTGTTTAGGAGAAACCAGAATTGGTTCAGAACATCAGCTTGGCAATGTCAAAAAAATTGATTTAGGTGATAATAATGCTTAAAAAAAATGAATTAAAAAAATTAACTATTAATGAAATTTTTGAAAAATATCCTTATACAGAAAGTTTTTTTGCTGATCAGCAATTTCCCCTTAAAGATAAAGATAAAAGACTCTCTGAGATTTTCATTTCACTCAGCAGAGAAGAAAGAGAAGACCTGGTCTATGATCTTGATGAACTATTGGCCAGTTTAATTTCTTATATCAAAAATATGCAGGAATTTTTGGGTGAAAATGATTCAACTGTTGAGGTATTATCAATTCTGGCCGGTCAAAACAAAGCCGGTGAAAAAGAAAATTATCAAAAACTTGATATTAAAAGTGGAGAAATTATTTCAATAGTGGGTCCAACCGGTTCTGGTAAGAGCAGGCTTTTGGCTGATATCGAATGGACTGCTAGAGGTGATACACCGACTGAAAGACATATTTTAATAAATGATGAGGTGCCTGATAAAAAATGGCGTTTTTCTGGCGGCAAAAAATTAGTTGCCCAGCTTTCACAAAATATGAACTTTGTAATGGATCTTTCAGTAATGGAGTTCTTGAACCTACATGCTGAAAGCCGTTTAATAGATAACCAGACAGAGGTCGTAGAAAGAATTTTTAAAGAGGCAAATCAGCTGGCTGGTGAGCAGTTTGCACGTGATGCCCAGATTACAAGTTTAAGTGGTGGGCAGTCAAGAGCTTTAATGATTGCTGATACAGCAATTTTAAGTTCTTCTCCGATTATATTGATAGATGAAATCGAAAATGCTGGGATTAACAGAGAAAAAGCACTTGAGTTACTGGTTGGTGAAGAAAAGATCGTGCTAATGGCCACCCATGATCCTATTTTAGCCTTAATGGGTGATAAAAGGATTATTATCAATAATGGTGGAATTATTGATATCATAGAAACTTCTGCTGAAGAAAAAGAACTGATGCAGGAACTTAAAGTACTTGATAAAGTCTTAACAAATCTGCGTGAAGACCTCCGTTATGGAAATAAGCTTAATAGATTGAATTCTAAGTTGAATGCAGTCAATATCTAAACTTTAAAAAAATATTATATTCTCTGAACCTTATTTTCTTAAATTTTTAAGAGAATAAGGTTTTTTTGTTGAAAAACTATTCACATTTAAAGCTCGATAAATAATTTAAAAGAAATTTTTGTAATTGAAGAACTTTTAATTACTATTAAAAAAGGTTATAATAAAACTAAGGTAAAGAATGTAAAAATTAAAATCAGGAGGGATTAAAATTGCAAATAAACTATCTTGATGGTAAACGTCTCTATTATGCCGTTTTATCAGGCTCTAGAGAGGTAATTAAAAATAGAAGAGAATTAAATGAAACCAATGTATTCCCTGTGGCAGATGGTGATACAGGTACCAATCTCAGCCAGACCCTTAATGTTGTAAAAACAGAATCAGTTAAAGATGATTCCTTAAATGTTACCTTAAATTCAATGGGAGATGCAGCTTTAAAAGGTGCAATTGGAAATTCAGGCATTATTTTTGCTCAATTTATAAATGGACTTAAAAAGAATTTAGCCGATAAAGCCAGTACAGATTTAAACGAATTTGCCGCTGCAGTAGAAAATGCTGTTGAATACACTTATCAGGGGATGAGTAACCCTGTTGAAGGTACCATTTTAACTGTTATGAAAGACTGGGCTGGAGCTTTAAAAGAATTTAAATATATAACAGATGATTTTGCAGAAGCAATGGAAAAATCGCTTGAGACAGCTTTTAAATCACTTCAGCAGACCAAAGAAAAACTGCAGGTATTAAAAGATGCCGATGTGGTTGACTCTGGTGCTCAGGCTTTTGTTTATTTTTTAGAGGGAATTGTAGATTTCATTAAAAGTGGTAATATAAAAGAAATTAGCAGTTCTCAGATAGAAAATATTGAAAGAATAAGTGAAAAAGAGCTTAGCCTGGAAGAAGAAATTAATCATCGTTACTGTACTGAAGCCTATCTTGAAAACCTCAGCATCTCTATTGATCAGTTGAGAGAGGAAATTTCATATTTAGGAGATTCACTGATTGTTGCTGGAGATAAAGAAAAACTGAGAGTTCATATTCATACAAATAATCCAGAAGAACTATTTGCCGACCTTGATCAACTGGCAGATATTATTGATCAAAAAGCAGATGATATGCTGCTTCAATATCAGGTAAAGTATAATAAAAATTCCGAGACTGCAATTTTAACTGACTCTATAGCAGATTTGCCGCGAGAATTTATCGACAAACATCAGATTCATTTATTACCTTTGAATATTTTAATAGATGGAACAAATTATCTTGATAAACTAACTTTAGATAGTGATAAGTTTTTTGAAATGCTTGAAAAAGCAGAAGAATATCCAAGTTCAGCTCAACCAGCTATTAAAACAATAGAAAATAAGCTTGCCTATTTAGCAGATCATTATCAGTCTATTATTGTAATTACTGTTTCTCAGAAAATGAGTGGTACCTATGATAATGTTGCAAAAGCAGCTGAAAAGATTAGAACAGAAAATGAGAATTTAAAAATAGATGTTATCGATTCCAGAAGCAATTCCGGTGCTCAGGGACTATTAGTTATGGAAGCAGCTGAGCAGTTGAGTAGTGGTAAAAGTTATCAAGAAACAGTAGCACATTTAGAAAAAATCAGAAAAGATCTATATATATATGTTAGTGTGGATGATTTTAAATATATGGTCAAAGGTGGAAGGGTCAGCCCACTTAAGGGTAAGATTGCTAATTTCTTAAATTTAAAACCTATTATTTCCATTGATCGAAAAGGTAATGGAATAGCTCTTGCCAAGGCTTTCAGCAAAAAAGGTAATTTTAAGAAAATAAAAGCTATTTTAAAAGAACATCAAGAAAATAGAGGAATAAAAAGATATGCAATTGTTCACGGTGATGACCGAAAAAGGGCGGAAATGTTTGCCGAAAGCTTTGAAGAGTTATTGGGCCAGAAAGCAGATTTTGTTGAAAATATTTCTCCGATAGTTGCAATTAATGCGGGAAGGGGTAGTACAGCGGTTGCTGTTTTGTTGAGAGAGGAAGGATAAAATGCTAACTTCAATTTATTTACAGGTTTTATTATTTATCTATGTATTTTTTACAGCTTTTTTTCTTCTAGCAGTTTATAAAGATAACAATTCTATTATCGATATTGCCTGGGGTTTAGGTTATGTACTGGCAGCCAATTTTGCTCTTTATATTACCGATAACTTTAATCCCAGGACAATACTTATAACCTTAGTTGTGAGCATCTGGGGTTTGAGATTGGCCTATCATATAATGAAGCGAAACTGGGGTAAAGGGGAAGATTACCGATATAAAAAATGGCGAGATGACTGGGATAATTTTTATTTGAAATCATATATTCGGATTTTTCTTTTACAGGCAACCCTGCTTTTTATCATAGCCAGTCCGATTATAAAAGTGATTAATTCCTCCTATCAGAGCTTTAAAATAACAGATTTCATTGGCCTGGCAGTCTGGGGAATAGGATTTTTCTTTGAAGCTACTGCCGATAAACAGCTGCAGGATTTTAAAAAGAAAACAGCTGCAGAAAAAGATGGCCATGTTATGAAAGAGGGGGTCTGGAAATACAGCAGACATCCTAATTATTTTGGTGAGACTTTAATCTGGTGGGGTGTTTATATTATAACCCTTTCGGTTAGTGGAGGCTGGAAATTCATTTACAGTCCAATTTTAATTACTTTACTGTTGTTATTTGTTTCGGGTGTACCACTTTTAGAAAAAAGATATGCAGATGATGAAGAATATCAAGAATATGCGGAAAAGACCAATAAGTTTTTCCCCTGGTTTCCAAAAAAATAAGTGATTTAAATTATTAAAGAGATGGTGTACACCATCTCTTTTGCTTTGCTGTGAAAATTATTTAAAATTGATCAATTTAAGATTGAATTATAAACTTCTAATAATTCGTCAATTACTCTGGCCCAGGAAAAATTATTTAGGGCATAATCTGCTGCATATTCTCCTTTTTCATTTTTATCATCTTCTTTGATGGCAGTAATGATCTTAGCGGCTAAATCATCAGAATTATCCATCTCAAATAAGCGTCCGACCTTTTGATTTATAAAATCGGGTAGTCCACCAGCCTTTGAAGCAATGACCGGAGTTCCACAGGCAAGAGCTTCTAATGCAACAAGACCAAAGGGTTCAACTCGAGAAGGAACTATAGATAGGTCTGCACTGCTGTAAAAAGCAGGTAATTCACTTTGATTTAAATTACCAAGAAAATAAATATTTTCTAAGTTTAATCTTTTTACCTGTTCTTTAAGCTGAGCTGATAATTCTCCACTACCGATTATCAAAGTTGTGATACCGGGAAACTCTTTTTCGTATTTTTGAGCTGCTTCAATTAAGAGATCTATCCCTTTAAAATCGGTTAGCTTGCCGACAAAATTAATTAAATAAGGAGGATCTTCTTTAATATCTGGCAGATACTTCTGCAGTAATTTAAGCCGATTAAGCTCTAATGGTTTAAATAATTCATCATCAACCCCATTTAAAATTTTTCTTAACTTCTTTTTATCTGGAGAATAATATTTTTCCACCTCCTGGTGAACCTGATCAGAGATGGTGATTATTTTTTCAGCATTTCTAGCTCCCTCTAAAGCAAATTTTCGATAGCGTTCATCTTTTTTAAAACCTTTAATATCTGTACCATGGGCTGTAATTATATAAGGTAGATTCGTACTTTGGGCAGCATAGGGAGCAATCCAGAGATGTTGAGCGTGGATTAGATCTGCCTCAAATTCTTCTGCTTCTTTTTTTATTATTTCTTCAAAACTATTCAGATAGGAATCTATTTCAGATTTACTTAAATTATAAAATTGATTATTGCTTTTAGGATGGGTAGTAAAACAGGGAAAATCATCGTGAACTAAGGTTTCAACAGGAAATTGATATTGATTATTTTCAGCTTTTTGATTATCCACTGCAATTACTTTTACTTTATGTCCTTTATCTAAGAGACGCTGGGCTATATTTTTAGTATAGATTCCACTACCTGATCCCTCAAGTGGAAAATGATTAACCAATAAAATTCTCATAATATTTAGCTCCTTCCTGTAACCACTCAGTCTATAGCAAAACCCTCTTTTACAGATAAAAGAGGGCTTCTCAAATTCATATTAAGCTTCCCATTCTGTATGAAAAACTCCTTCTTTATCTCTGCGCTGATAAGTATGGGCACCAAAAAAATCTCTTTGAGCCTGGATTAAATTAGCAGGCAGTTTTTCGGACTTTAAACTGTTAAAATAATCAGAAGCTGCATGGAGGGCTGTTAGAGCTAATTCAGATACTGCAGCAGTAGTAAATATTTCTTCTAAATCTGCCCCTGCTGCTTTTAACTTATCTTTAAACTGATCTGATTTGATCAAAGTACTGAGATCATTATCTACAGCAAATGACTTTTGAATAGGCTCTAAAAAAGCAGAGCGAATAATACAGCCATCTTCCCAGATCCTGGCTATTTCCTGATAATTAAGCTGATAATTATATTCCTTAGAAGCAGCCTGCAGCAGTTTAAATCCTTCTGCATAAGCAATTACAGAAGCAAAATAAAGGGCCGATTTGAGCCTGGGAATGATAAGTTCATTATTTACATTAACTGAATCAGGAGCAGGAAAATCTTTAGAATTTTCTACCCTTTCTTCTTTTAGAGCAGAAAGGAGACGGGCATTTACCCCTGCATTAATTGTAGGTATTGCTACCCCTAGATCAAGAGCATTTTGTACACTCCATTTTCCTGTGCCTTTGTGTTTGGCTTTATCTAAGATAAGATTGATCAATTTTTTTCCGCTTTCTGGATCATCTTTTTGCAGAATTTTGGCGGTTATTTCTACTAAATATGACTGGAAATCCAGATTCCACTCAGCAAAAATATAACTCATTTGAGCTGGCTCTAAAGCCATAACCTTTCTCATATAATCATATATTTCTGCAATTATTTCCATGATCCCGTATTCAATACCATTATGGATCATTTTTACATAATGACCTGCTGAATCAGGACCAAGATAACTTACACAGGCACCTTTTTCTGTTTTAGCAGCGGCATTATTAAAAATTGCTTCTACTTCCTGATAAGCTTCTTTGTTCCCTCCAGGCATAATTGACGGTCCGTGCAGGGCTCCATATTCACCACCACTGATACCTACTCCCAGATAACGAATTCCTTTTTTAGCCAGTTGTTTTGTTCGTCTATTTGTATCTTTAAAATGGGAGTTGCCGCCATCAATTATTATGTCACCAGTCTCAAGATAAGGCAGTAGACTTTCTATAACTAAATCTACCGGTTCACCTGCTTTAATCATCAGCATAATTTTTCGAGGTTTAGCAAGTGAAGAGACCAGCTCCTTTAGATCATAACTGGCTTTAATTTGCTGCTGTTCTACTTTCTCTTCCATAAATTTTCTTGTTTTAGCTTCTGTCCGATTATAGACGGCTATAGAATGATTTTCAGCAATATTTAAAGCTAAATTTTGCCCCATTACTGAAAGACCAATTAATGCGATTTCATATTTTGACATATTATGTCCTCCTAATTAAAACTGTTTAAAAGCTTTTCGATTTCACCCTTTTCAAAAAGATGAGCTCTGGCAGGCAGTCCATCACTATTGGCTACTTTTAATAAAGCGAGTAAAAGCACATAATCTCCTGCGGGAACATCATTTAACCTTAAACCTTCTAGAATTATTACCCCATTTTTAAGCAGATTTTTGTGGGTTGGATGATCAGACTGATTTCTTTCAATACCATTAGAATCGATTCCAATTCCCCTGAGATTTTTTTCTAAAAGATATTCTGCACCTGATTTGGCCAGATAAATGAACTTTTCTGGAGTTTTTTCTAAATAATCTTTGGCTGAATTTCTGGTTTTTAAAATTAAAAAAACATTATTTTTAATCTGATATTCTTTTAGATCAGCTGCAGTAATTTTTTCCTCAACTTTAGTTAAATCTATAAGTTGAGCATTATAAAAAGGATTTTCCTGCAGAAAAATATTACTGTTTTCTCCATCTTCCAGCATGTGAAGAGGTGCATCAATATGAGT contains:
- a CDS encoding glycosyltransferase family 4 protein: MRILLVNHFPLEGSGSGIYTKNIAQRLLDKGHKVKVIAVDNQKAENNQYQFPVETLVHDDFPCFTTHPKSNNQFYNLSKSEIDSYLNSFEEIIKKEAEEFEADLIHAQHLWIAPYAAQSTNLPYIITAHGTDIKGFKKDERYRKFALEGARNAEKIITISDQVHQEVEKYYSPDKKKLRKILNGVDDELFKPLELNRLKLLQKYLPDIKEDPPYLINFVGKLTDFKGIDLLIEAAQKYEKEFPGITTLIIGSGELSAQLKEQVKRLNLENIYFLGNLNQSELPAFYSSADLSIVPSRVEPFGLVALEALACGTPVIASKAGGLPDFINQKVGRLFEMDNSDDLAAKIITAIKEDDKNEKGEYAADYALNNFSWARVIDELLEVYNSILN
- the gndA gene encoding NADP-dependent phosphogluconate dehydrogenase encodes the protein MSKYEIALIGLSVMGQNLALNIAENHSIAVYNRTEAKTRKFMEEKVEQQQIKASYDLKELVSSLAKPRKIMLMIKAGEPVDLVIESLLPYLETGDIIIDGGNSHFKDTNRRTKQLAKKGIRYLGVGISGGEYGALHGPSIMPGGNKEAYQEVEAIFNNAAAKTEKGACVSYLGPDSAGHYVKMIHNGIEYGIMEIIAEIYDYMRKVMALEPAQMSYIFAEWNLDFQSYLVEITAKILQKDDPESGKKLINLILDKAKHKGTGKWSVQNALDLGVAIPTINAGVNARLLSALKEERVENSKDFPAPDSVNVNNELIIPRLKSALYFASVIAYAEGFKLLQAASKEYNYQLNYQEIARIWEDGCIIRSAFLEPIQKSFAVDNDLSTLIKSDQFKDKLKAAGADLEEIFTTAAVSELALTALHAASDYFNSLKSEKLPANLIQAQRDFFGAHTYQRRDKEGVFHTEWEA
- a CDS encoding cyclase family protein; protein product: MYDISMTIKEDMLVYKGKDEIRPELKIVRDYSDGDAHESELKMNVHTGTHIDAPLHMLEDGENSNIFLQENPFYNAQLIDLTKVEEKITAADLKEYQIKNNVFLILKTRNSAKDYLEKTPEKFIYLAKSGAEYLLEKNLRGIGIDSNGIERNQSDHPTHKNLLKNGVIILEGLRLNDVPAGDYVLLLALLKVANSDGLPARAHLFEKGEIEKLLNSFN